The following is a genomic window from Opitutus sp. GAS368.
GGCCTGAAGGCGCTTGAGGTTGCCGGCGATGTCGCGGCGGAGATCGCCCTCGACCACCCATTTGTTGTCGGTGATCACGTGCAGGATCTTGTTCAGCTGCTCCTCGGACAGGTCCGAGGCGCGCATGTTGGCATCGAGACCGGCGGTCGCGATGATGAGGTCGGCCCGGGCCGGACCAATACCGTAGATATACCGGAGGGAATATCCGATTTTCTTTTTGGCGGGGAGTTCAACGCCGAGGAGACGAGGCATAAGTGGAGGTTAGTTGAGAGTTGGTTGTTTGAGAGTGAGAGAGGGAAAATTTTCAGGTGGCGCGCGGAATCGTGAGGATCTCGGGGCCGGAATCGGTGGTGAGCACGGTGTGTTCGAAGTGGGCGGAGGGCTGCCCGTCGGTGGTGACGATGGTCCACCCGTCGCCGAGGGTGCGGACCGCGGGTCCGCCCAGGTTGACCATGGGTTCGATGGCGAGCGTCATGCCGGGCTTGATCTTCTCGCCGGAGTTTTTCCGGCCGAAGTTCGGGATCTGCGGCTCCTCGTGCATCTGCCGGCCGACCCCGTGGCCGACCATTTCGCGGACGATGCCGAAGCCGTGGGCCTCGACGTAGGTCTGCACGGCATGGGAGATGTCGCCGATCCGGTTGCCGACCGCCGCCTGTTTGATACCCAGGTGGAGGGCCGCCTCGGTGACTTGCAACAGCTCGGCCACGCGGGGGGCGATGGCGCCGACCGGGACCGTGACGGCGTTGTCGCCGATGTAGCCGTTGTATTCAATCGTGACGTCGACCGAGATGATGTCGCCGTCGCGCAGGATGCGCTTGAGGGAGCCGATGCCGTGGACGACCTCTTCGTTGACCGAGAGGCAGGTATAGGCGGGATAGGGACGCCCGGAGCCGTGCTTGTAACCGTAGGGCGCGCTGCGCGCGCCAAACGAGGAGATGAGATCGCGGCCGATTTGGTCCAAGTCGTAGGTCGTGATACCGGGCCGGACCTGCGCCTTCAGCCGCGCGAGAATCGTCGCGGCGATGGCACAGGCTTCGCGCATCCGCCTGATCGCTTCCGGATTTTTGATCGGGATCATCAGGCGGCGGCGGGAAGGGCTCCGCGGAGGAGCCCCGAAGTGCGGTAGTAGGTGACGACGGGTTCCGCCGAAAGCGGATCGAGCGCGAAGCAGCCGGTGAGGGTTTCACCGCGGGCTTCGAGCCACTCGTCGAACACCAACGCTTGGAGCAGCGTAGCCGGGAAGCCTTCGAGAAGGAATCCCGCATCGGGTTTGCGCGCCCAGAACCACTTGCGCAGGAGCGCAAGGTGCAGCTGGTTTAGGTCCCGCGGAAGGGCGGAACGGGTGCGTCGCGAAATCTCCTGTTGCACCAGGGAAGCAGGAGAGACGTGCTCAAGATTCAAAGAACGGCCTTGGAGAAGCAGACCCGCGAAGTGCGGGCCGGATGGACCAAGGAGAAGGAACTGGGCTTTCGCCGGGGCGAAAGTCGAAAGGGGGCTGGAGTGTTCAGTCCCTTTCACCGAAGTAAAGGGTTAAAGAACGCGGTGCTTGATGGCCCAGGCGACCAAGCCAATCACCAATATAACCACCATGACGGTAGTGAGTTGCATCACCGACTTGTCGCTGGCGGCTTCGCCCAGGGCGACGTTGGCGGAGGTGCTGCGGCCCCGGATGCGGCCCTTCTTCAGGAAGCCGTCATAGTGGCGCTGCAGCAGGAAGGTTTCGATCTGGCGCATCGTGTCCAAGATGACGCCGACGGTGATCAGCATGCCGGTGCCGCCGAAGAAATAAGCGACGCGCGGCGGGACCTTGAGTTGGTAGAGCAGGCCGTCCGGGATGATCGCGATCACGGTCAGGAAGATCGCGCCGGCCAGCGTCAGGCGCGTCATGATGAAATCGAGGAAGCTCGCGGTCGGCTCGCCCGGGCGGACGCCGGGGATGTAGCCGCCGTATTTCTTCAGGTCGTCGGCGATCTGGATCGGCTTGAACATGACGGACACCCAGAAATAGCTGAAGAAGAGGATGAGCAGCGCCAGGCCGATGTAGTGGATCGAATAGCCCGGCAGCAGGTTGTTGGAGAACTCGACGAGGAACGGCAGGTTGAGCGCCGCCCCGGCCTGCGACATGATCGTCTGCGGGAAGAGCAGGATGGCGTTGGCGAAGATGACCGGCATGACGCCCGAGTAATTGACCTTGAGCGGCAGGAAGGAGCTCTGGCCGCCGTAGACCTTCTGGCCGACGACGCGCTTGGCGTATTGCACCGGGATCTTCCGCTGGCCCTGGGTGATGGCGATGATGAGCATCGTCACGACGACGAAGAGGGTGAGCATCATGACGCCCTGCGGCAGGCCAAGCTTGGCGACGCCGACCGGGGCGAAGAAGAGCTGGTAGGTCGCGATCGCCGCGTTCGGAACGTCGGCGAGAATGCCGACGGTGATGAGCAGCGAGACGCCGTTGCCGATGCCGCGCTGGGTGATCTGCTCGCCCAGCCACATCAGCAGCATGGTGCCCGCGGTCATGTAGATGACCGAGAAGATCAGGAACATCCAGTGGCTCATGATCACGATGGTCCCGTAGTGGTTCACATCGAAGCCGGCGAAGAGCTTGCCCGGGTTCTCGAGGGTGAAGACCAGCAGCACGCCCTGGATCAAGCAGATGGCCACCGTGAGGTAGCGGGTGTATTGCGTCAGCTTCTGGCGGCCGACGTCGCCTTCCTGCTGCAGGCGGCTGAGCGCCGGCACGACCGCGGTCATCAGCTGGAAGATGATGGACGCGCTGATGTAGGGCATGATGCCCAGGGCGCAGATGGCGCCCTTCACGAGCGCGCCGCCCGTGAACATGTTGTAGAGGCCGACGAGGCCGCCGCCGCCGTTGGCCGTCTGCTCTTCAAAGAATTTCTGCAGCGGCAGCGGATCGATGCCGGGCAGCGGGATGTGCGCACCCACCCGGGCCACGAAGAGCAGGCCGAGCGTGTAGAGGATCCGCGAGCGGAGCTCGGGGATCTTCATGGAGTTGGCGAAGGCGGAAAACATTGGGGAAGAGAACGGACAGCGAGCGGTTACAGAAAGAGAGGGGCGGAGGCCCTACCCTGCCCGGCTCAGGCCGTGATGGCCTGGCCGCCGGCTTTCTCGAGCTTGGCCTTGGCCGAGCCGGTGAACTTCTGGGCGGTGACCTTGAGCGCGCGGCTGATTTCGCCGTCGCCGAGGACCTTGAGCAGCTTGACGCCCGGGCGGATGAGGCCGGCGGTCGCCAGCACCTCGGCGTTCACCTCGGTGACCTTGGCGTCGAGCGCGGCGAGGTCGCCGACGTTGACGACGGCGTAGCTCGTGCGGAACTCGTAGTTGTTGAAGCCGCGGTGCGGGAGCTTGCGGTAGAGGGGCATCTGGCCGCCTTCGAAGCCGGGGCGGATGGAGCCGCCGGAGCGGCCCTTCTGGCCCTTGCCACCGACGCCGGAGGTCTTGCCGTGGCCGCCGCCTTCGCCGCAGCCGACGCGCTTCTTGCGGTGCACCGCACCCTTGACGTTGACGAGATTATGGAGACGCATTTTCTGGATTCCTGATTTGGGCGCCGCCCCCCGGCAAAGCGCGGGGCGACTCGGATTGATGAAGTGACCGCTTAGGCGCGGAGGGCCCTGAAGTCTTCCTCGAGGCGCAGCTTGCGCAGGCCGTTGAGGGTCGCGTGGACGACGGCGATGTGGTTCTTGGAACCCATCGACTTGGTGAGAACGTTGTGGACGCCCGCGGCCTCGAGGACGGCGCGGACGCCGCCGCCGGCGATGAGGCCGGTGCCGTTGGAGGCGGGGCGGAGGAACACCTTGCCGCCGTCATACTCGCCGAGGACCTCGTGCGGGATGGTGGAGCCCTTGAGCTTCACGGAGACCATGCGCTTCTTGGCGGACTCGGTGGACTTCTTGATGGCGTCGGGGACCTCGTTGGCCTTGCCGTAGCCGATGCCGACGCTGCCCTTGCCGTCACCGACGACGGAGAGCGCGGAGAAGCTGAAGCGGCGGCCGCCCTTCACGACCTTGGCGCAGCGGTTGATGAAGACGACCTTCTCGAACATGCCGGGCTCACCCGAATCATTGCCGGGGCCGGAAAAAGACCTGTTATTGTTAGCCATGGGAGAGGATTAGAATTGCAGGCCACCCTCGCGGGCGGCTTCGGCAAAGGTTTTGACGCGGCCGTGGTAGGGGCGACCGTTGCGGTCGAACACCACGGAGGTGATGCCGGCGGCCTTGGCCTTGGCGGCGAAGGCGACGGCGAGGGACTTGGCGCCGGAGACATTGCCCTTCGCGCCGCCCTTCTTCACCTCGGGATCGAGGGTCGAGAGGAACACGAGGGTCGCGCCGGCGTCGTCGTTGACGGCCTGCGCGTAGATGTGCTTGCCGGAGAACTTGACGCTGAGGCGCGGGCGAGCGGCGGTGCCGGTCACCTTCTTGCGGATGCGCCATTTGCGCTTCTGGAGGAGCTGGGCCTTGTAAACAGTTTTCATGGTTTTGGTTCCGATTAGGCGACGGTCTTGCCTTCCTTGCGACGGACGCGCTCGGCATGTTCGCCAACGATGCGGACGCCCTTGCCCTTGTAGGGCTCCGGCGGGTAGTAGGCGCGGATCTCGGCGGTGACCTGACCGACGAGCTGCTTGTCGGCGCCCTCGATCTTGAGCTTGGTCTGGTCGGTGACGGTGACCTTGATGCCCGCGGGAATCTCGTGGAGGATCGCGTGCGAGTAGCCCAGGGCGAGATCGAGCATGTTGCCCTTGAGCGCGGCCTTGAAGCCGACGCCCTGGATCTCGAGTTCCTTGAGGTAGCCGACGCTCACGCCCTTCACCATGCCGGCGATGACGGAGCGGGCCGTGCCATACATGGCGCGGGAAAAACGGGTCTCCTCGGTGGGCGAGACGAGGACGCTGTTGTCCTTCTTCTCGATCTTCACGACGGACGCGAAAGTTTTGCTGACCTTACCCTTGGGGCCCTCGACGGACACGGTGGTACCGTTGATGTCGAT
Proteins encoded in this region:
- the rpsM gene encoding 30S ribosomal protein S13, which gives rise to MPRLLGVELPAKKKIGYSLRYIYGIGPARADLIIATAGLDANMRASDLSEEQLNKILHVITDNKWVVEGDLRRDIAGNLKRLQAINCYRGIRHRRSLPVRGQRTSTNARTRKGPRKTVGVTKAKEV
- the map gene encoding type I methionyl aminopeptidase, with protein sequence MIPIKNPEAIRRMREACAIAATILARLKAQVRPGITTYDLDQIGRDLISSFGARSAPYGYKHGSGRPYPAYTCLSVNEEVVHGIGSLKRILRDGDIISVDVTIEYNGYIGDNAVTVPVGAIAPRVAELLQVTEAALHLGIKQAAVGNRIGDISHAVQTYVEAHGFGIVREMVGHGVGRQMHEEPQIPNFGRKNSGEKIKPGMTLAIEPMVNLGGPAVRTLGDGWTIVTTDGQPSAHFEHTVLTTDSGPEILTIPRAT
- the secY gene encoding preprotein translocase subunit SecY, with translation MFSAFANSMKIPELRSRILYTLGLLFVARVGAHIPLPGIDPLPLQKFFEEQTANGGGGLVGLYNMFTGGALVKGAICALGIMPYISASIIFQLMTAVVPALSRLQQEGDVGRQKLTQYTRYLTVAICLIQGVLLVFTLENPGKLFAGFDVNHYGTIVIMSHWMFLIFSVIYMTAGTMLLMWLGEQITQRGIGNGVSLLITVGILADVPNAAIATYQLFFAPVGVAKLGLPQGVMMLTLFVVVTMLIIAITQGQRKIPVQYAKRVVGQKVYGGQSSFLPLKVNYSGVMPVIFANAILLFPQTIMSQAGAALNLPFLVEFSNNLLPGYSIHYIGLALLILFFSYFWVSVMFKPIQIADDLKKYGGYIPGVRPGEPTASFLDFIMTRLTLAGAIFLTVIAIIPDGLLYQLKVPPRVAYFFGGTGMLITVGVILDTMRQIETFLLQRHYDGFLKKGRIRGRSTSANVALGEAASDKSVMQLTTVMVVILVIGLVAWAIKHRVL
- the rplO gene encoding 50S ribosomal protein L15; the encoded protein is MRLHNLVNVKGAVHRKKRVGCGEGGGHGKTSGVGGKGQKGRSGGSIRPGFEGGQMPLYRKLPHRGFNNYEFRTSYAVVNVGDLAALDAKVTEVNAEVLATAGLIRPGVKLLKVLGDGEISRALKVTAQKFTGSAKAKLEKAGGQAITA
- the rpsE gene encoding 30S ribosomal protein S5 — its product is MANNNRSFSGPGNDSGEPGMFEKVVFINRCAKVVKGGRRFSFSALSVVGDGKGSVGIGYGKANEVPDAIKKSTESAKKRMVSVKLKGSTIPHEVLGEYDGGKVFLRPASNGTGLIAGGGVRAVLEAAGVHNVLTKSMGSKNHIAVVHATLNGLRKLRLEEDFRALRA
- the rplR gene encoding 50S ribosomal protein L18, which produces MKTVYKAQLLQKRKWRIRKKVTGTAARPRLSVKFSGKHIYAQAVNDDAGATLVFLSTLDPEVKKGGAKGNVSGAKSLAVAFAAKAKAAGITSVVFDRNGRPYHGRVKTFAEAAREGGLQF
- the rplF gene encoding 50S ribosomal protein L6, which produces MSRIGKQPVPIPDKVKIDINGTTVSVEGPKGKVSKTFASVVKIEKKDNSVLVSPTEETRFSRAMYGTARSVIAGMVKGVSVGYLKELEIQGVGFKAALKGNMLDLALGYSHAILHEIPAGIKVTVTDQTKLKIEGADKQLVGQVTAEIRAYYPPEPYKGKGVRIVGEHAERVRRKEGKTVA